One part of the Vicia villosa cultivar HV-30 ecotype Madison, WI linkage group LG6, Vvil1.0, whole genome shotgun sequence genome encodes these proteins:
- the LOC131608852 gene encoding pentatricopeptide repeat-containing protein At3g29230: MRTMPITSGVRAFTWFSLRRYLEDNITNLHKCTNLSFIKQIHAQLIKSHLHQDLYIAPKLIASYSLNNHISSAVNVFNQVPDPNVHLYNNLIRAYSLTGIESNSSLAFDVFLKMQLDGVLADNFTYPFLLKGCSGSSWLSLVKMVHGHVEKLGFYGDLFVPNSLIDCYCRCGGVEMAVKLFEGMEERDVVSWNSMVGGLVKSGDFEGALKMFDEMPERDRVSWNTMLDAFVKAGEMEKASELFGRMGERDIVSWSTMVCGYSKSGDMEMARLLFDRCPVKNLVLWTTIISGYAEKEQVREATELYDEMEKIGLRPDDGFLISIMSACAESGMLGLGKKIHDSVLRCRFRCSTKVLNSFIDMYAKCGCLDDAFRVFSGMKETKDLVSWNSMIHGFGIHGHGEKAIELFSTMVHEGFEPDRYTFIGLLCACTHAGLVNEGRSYFYSMERVYGIVPQIEHYGCMIDLLSRGGHLKEAFRLLRSMPMEPNAIILGTLLAACRMHNDIELAKALCEHLFKLVPSDPGNFSLLSNIYAMAGDWINVGKVRLLMKMEGGQKPSGVSSIEVEEQVHKFTVLDQSHPKSDDIYNMIDRLVQDLREVGYVPGIS, encoded by the coding sequence ATGAGAACAATGCCAATAACATCAGGAGTTCGAGCCTTCACATGGTTCTCTCTTCGTAGATACCTAGAAGACAACATTACCAACCTCCACAAATGCACAAACCTCAGTTTCATCAAACAAATCCACGCACAGCTCATCAAATCCCATCTCCACCAAGACCTTTACATTGCCCCCAAACTCATTGCTTCTTATTCACTCAATAACCACATCTCTTCCGCTGTTAACGTCTTTAACCAAGTCCCTGACCCAAATGTGCATCTTTATAATAACCTTATCAGAGCATATTCTCTCACAGGCATTGAATCAAACAGTTCGCTTGCGTTTGATGTTTTCTTGAAGATGCAGTTGGATGGTGTTCTGGCGGATAATTTTACTTACCCTTTTCTTTTGAAAGGGTGTAGTGGTAGTTCTTGGTTGAGTTTGGTGAAAATGGTTCACGGGCATGTGGAAAAATTGGGTTTTTATGGGGATCTTTTTGTGCCTAATTCGTTGATTGATTGTTATTGTAGGTGTGGGGGTGTTGAGATGGCGGTGAAGCTGTTTGAGGGGATGGAGGAAAGGGATGTTGTGAGTTGGAATAGTATGGTTGGTGGGTTGGTTAAAAGTGGGGATTTTGAGGGTGCTTTGaagatgtttgatgaaatgccggAGAGAGATAGGGTTAGTTGGAATACGATGTTGGATGCGTTTGTGAAAGCGGGTGAAATGGAGAAGGCGTCTGAGCTGTTTGGAAGAATGGGTGAGAGGGATATTGTTTCTTGGTCGACGATGGTTTGTGGTTATAGTAAGAGCGGGGATATGGAAATGGCAAGGTTGTTGTTTGATAGGTGTCCTGTGAAGAATTTGGTGTTGTGGACGACGATAATATCTGGGTATGCTGAGAAGGAGCAGGTGAGGGAGGCGACGGAGTTGTATGATGAAATGGAGAAGATTGGATTGAGGCCGGATGATGGGTTTTTGATAAGTATTATGTCTGCGTGTGCTGAGTCTGGTATGCTTGGGTTGGGGAAGAAAATTCATGATTCGGTTCTGAGGTGTAGGTTTAGATGTAGTACTAAGGTTTTGAATTCCTTCATTGATATGTATGCAAAGTGTGGTTGTTTGGATGACGCATTTCGTGTCTTTAGTGGAATGAAGGAGACGAAAGATTTGGTGTCTTGGAATTCCATGATACATGGGTTTGGCATACATGGACACGGTGAAAAAGCAATTGAGCTTTTCTCTACGATGGTACACGAAGGTTTTGAGCCCGATAGATATACGTTCATTGGCCTTTTATGTGCTTGCACCCACGCAGGCCTTGTTAATGAAGGGCGTAGTTACTTTTATTCAATGGAAAGAGTATACGGGATTGTTCCCCAAATTGAGCATTACGGTTGCATGATTGACCTTCTCAGCCGAGGTGGACATCTAAAAGAAGCTTTTAGGCTTCTGCGCAGCATGCCTATGGAACCGAATGCCATTATATTGGGTACTCTTTTAGCCGCTTGTCGGATGCATAATGATATTGAACTCGCAAAAGCTCTATGTGAACATTTATTTAAATTGGTGCCATCAGATCCTGGGAATTTCTCGCTTCTGTCAAACATTTATGCCATGGCTGGTGATTGGATTAATGTTGGCAAAGTGAGGTTGCTGATGAAGATGGAAGGAGGTCAAAAGCCTTCCGGGGTTAGTTCCATTGAGGTAGAAGAACAAGTACACAAATTTACTGTACTTGATCAGTCACACCCTAAATCAGATGATATATATAATATGATTGATAGATTGGTACAAGACCTAAGGGAAGTTGGATATGTTCCTGGGATATCATAG
- the LOC131608854 gene encoding uncharacterized protein LOC131608854, with amino-acid sequence MDACFLSQTSFTKIRAGSLTFSKRSSQQFNSRKVGIPFHVSCCNMSSSSSPLDDDKPTVNTDWRTFRAKLVAGEQLQNPELLSPVTNPDAVADQPSLITIGDKWAHIIHEPERGCLLIATEKLDGVHIFERTVILLLSNGPIGPSGIILNRPSLMSIKETRSTAFDVKGTFSNSPLYFGGPLEEGLFLVSPKDDGVVRVSGVFDEVMKGLYYGTKESVGCGSEMVKRKVVEVGDFRFFDGYCGWEKEQLKDEIRAGYWTVAACSPSVVDLGNVGSVGLWDEVLGLMGKRKVK; translated from the exons ATGGATGCTTGTTTCCTCTCCCAAACTTCCTTCACCAAAATCAGAGCTGGatctctaactttctccaaaagATCTTCTCAACAATTCaattcaagaaaagttggaattCCATTTCATGTATCAT GTTGCAACATGTCATCATCATCGTCGCCGTTAGATGATGACAAACCAACTGTTAATACCGATTGGCGAACTTTCCGAGCAAAATTGGTGGCCGGAGAACAATTACAAAACCCGGAGTTACTTTCACCGGTGACTAATCCAGACGCGGTTGCAGATCAACCATCACTAATCACAATTGGCGACAAATGGGCTCATATAATCCACGAGCCCGAAAGAGGTTGTTTGTTAATAGCAACAGAAAAGCTCGACGGGGTCCACATTTTCGAACGAACGGTGATCCTTCTTTTATCAAACGGCCCAATAGGCCCGTCCGGGATCATACTCAATAGACCGTCTTTGATGTCCATTAAAGAAACAAGATCAACAGCATTTGATGTAAAGGGTACATTTTCTAATAGTCCTTTGTATTTTGGAGGACCTTTAGAAGAAGGGTTGTTTTTGGTGAGTCCTAAAGATGATGGTGTGGTGAGAGTAAGTGGTGTTTTTGATGAAGTGATGAAGGGTTTGTATTATGGTACAAAGGAAAGTGTAGGGTGTGGTTCTGAAATGGTGAAGAGGAAGGTTGTTGAGGTTGGTGATTTTAGATTCTTTGATGGGTATTGTGGGTGGGAGAAAGAACAATTGAAAGATGAAATTAGGGCTGGTTATTGGACTGTGGCTGCTTGTAGTCCAAGTGTTGTTGATTTGGGGAATGTTGGAAGTGTTGGCCTTTGGGATGAAGTTCTTGGCCTTATGGGCAAAAGGAAGGTCAAGTGA